The following nucleotide sequence is from Methanomassiliicoccales archaeon.
ACCAATCCTAAAGTTTCTCCTTTTCTAATCGCGATGTCTACTCCATCTACGGCTTTTACACTACCAGTGGAGCGCCTTAACAGGCCTCCTCTTATTTCAAAATGCTTTTTTAACCCTCTCGCTTCAATAAGAATTTGATAGTCATTCATTAGACGGCGCCTCCTATCGTGTAAAGATGACAAGCAACTGAATGCCCCGGTCCGACCTCGAGCATGGGAGGCTTTTCTATTTTGCAAATATCCATGGAATAAGGGCACCTTGGATTGAAGCGGCAACCAGATGGCGGTTTTATCAAGTTCGGAACGCTTCCTTCAATTATATCCAGTCTCTTTGCACCTGAAGTGATTCTAGGTATTGAATTAAGTAATCCTTGAGTGTAAGGATGGAGGGGCTCCTTGAATATGGATGTCACATCTCCTATTTCAGCCATCACACCAGCATACATTATGCCTACACGGTCGCAAGTCTCAGCCACAACTCCCAGATTATGCGTAATCAGAAGTATTGAAGTCCCTGTCTCCTTCTGAAGATCTTTCATGAGTTTCAAGATCTGAGCTTGTATAGTGACATCTAGAGCGGTAGTCGGCTCATCCGCGATAAGCATCTGAGGCTTACATGCTAAGGCCATAGCAATCATTACCCTTTGCTGCATTCCACCAGACAACTCATGAGGATAAGAGCGGACCACATTCTTTGGGTCTGGGATTCGAACCAATCGCAGCATCATCTCTGCCCTTGTTAAGGCTTCCTTCTTCATCAATTTTTGATATCTTCTAATTATGGGGATTTTGGCAGCCAAGCGAAGCGACTTAGCATCAGGGTTCTTCACCATTGTGACATAAAATCTACGGTAAAAGCTCAGAGCCATCGATTCTAAAGGCCGGAGGCGTTTAATGCTTTTGAATTGCGCTTTACATTGAGGGCATTGATCTTCTTCTGCCACCATTAAAGCGCCGCATTGGTCGCATTTGAATTCGCCTTTCTCAGTTTTCGTATATGAACTCATTTTGATTTGTTGAAGATCTTTTTTATGGGCATCGATGTTACGAAGAACTGCTTGAGCCAACTCTTTTCTTTCATGGAGCAGCAGAACCTCCGCTATTTGCTCTCCAGCTGGAAATACTGGATTGAGCGCAGACATAGGTTCTTGGAAAATCATGGATATGTATTTGCCACGAATTTTACGCATATATTCTTCAGAACGAGCTAAAAGATCATAGCGGGAGAATATTTTGTCAAGCCTTTCTTTCAATTTTTTATAATCAGGATCTTCTAAAGAAAAGCCCGGTGTTGATTTCTTCTCTTCCATTTCCTTCTTCAATCTTCTGATTTCGCGAACTTCTTCCAATTCAGCTTCCAGCGATTTAACCGTTGGATCGTCTTTTTTGAAATCTGGACTGGAACGTAACTTATGTAATCTTGCCTCAAGATCTGATATTTCCTTGTCAGAACCTGAGGGTGGCATGAAAAGGATTCTTCCTTTCTCGATTTTCCCTGGTGGTGTAGGTATTAAACGCAAAATGCAATTTGCTGTAACACTTTTTCCACATCCTGTTTCCCCAACAAGGCCAAAGGTTTCTCCTTTGCATATTGAGAGATTGATTCCATCCAACGCTTTAACGACTCCTTGATAGGTATAGAAATTCGCATAGAGGTCCTCGATTTTTACGAGTACTTCACTCTCATCCATTAACACACCTCATGATGTCATCTTCGCAACCTTGGATCCATGATATCTCTGAGACCATCTCCCAACAGATTAAATCCCATAACAAATATGAAAATCATCAGCCCTGGGAATACCCACATCCACCATGGGTTATAGAATTGGCCTTTCCAAACAACTTGGCCAGTGAAATAATCATGACCATCAGATACCATTTTTCCCCATTCTGCTGTTCCTGAAGGTGCACCAAATCCTATGAAGGATAGACCAGCGGCCACTAGAACGACCACACCTATATCCATTGTTATCTGGACGAGTAGCGGTGCCATACAATTCGGAACAATATGTCTAAAAAGAATTCGACTTTTCTTCGAGCCTACCGCTCTAGCGGCTTCTACATAAACATTCTCTCTTACAGAAAGAACTTGACCTCGAATGAGTCGAGCATAAGGAGGCCACCAAACAACAGTTAAAGCAAGCATAATATTTTCAAGACTTCTGCTCAAAACAGCTGCCACTGCCATTGCCAATATTAGACCTGGTATGGAAAGGAATACGTCCGTGATGCGCATCAATGCCTCATCTACCGCTCCTCCATAGTAACCTGCCACCGCCCCAAGTACTATCCCAATGATCGCTGCGGTAAACACAACGAACAAAGAAACATACATCGATGTCCTAGCACCCCAGACAATGCCATAATATATGTCTGCTCCCAACTTCCCAGTACCTAAAGGATGTGCAGCGAGTTCTGGGTCATTCACTAAAATACCGGGTGGCTTAGGCTGCTTGAAATCCACGGGTATCTGCATAGGATCAGCAGGATTTGCAGGTGGACATAGCCAGGGAGCGGCGATAGCTATGATAACGACGAAAAGAACTAAAATCAAACCGACCATTGCCAACAAACTTTTTCTGGCCAAATACAACGAATAACGTAATTCTCTCAAGCGAGGAGCCAGGGCTTTTTTCATTAAGACGATTCTTTCCTTAAATTTAAATCCACTTTGCAAATCCTCACCAGAATAAGCGACCTTCATTTATTCACCCCAATCTTACTCTTGGGTCCAGGTACGCATACAATAAGTCCACGATTAAATTCGCCAAAACATATATGAAAGCCACTATCAAAGTAAAGCCTAAAATTGATGCGGTATCATTCATTACGATGGCTCGGGTGGACCATTGTCCTAGCCCTGGCCAAGAAAAGATGGTCTCAGTTAGAACTGCGCCTGTAAGCAAACCTCCGAATGCTAATCCCACTACCGTGGTAGTGGGGATAAGCGCGTTCTTCCTTGCATGACGATTTATTACAGCTTTTCTGGGCAAGCCTTTGGCCTTAGCTGTTCTAACATAATCCTGATTGAGAGTCTCAAGCATGCTCGAACGCATTATC
It contains:
- a CDS encoding ABC transporter permease; translation: MKVAYSGEDLQSGFKFKERIVLMKKALAPRLRELRYSLYLARKSLLAMVGLILVLFVVIIAIAAPWLCPPANPADPMQIPVDFKQPKPPGILVNDPELAAHPLGTGKLGADIYYGIVWGARTSMYVSLFVVFTAAIIGIVLGAVAGYYGGAVDEALMRITDVFLSIPGLILAMAVAAVLSRSLENIMLALTVVWWPPYARLIRGQVLSVRENVYVEAARAVGSKKSRILFRHIVPNCMAPLLVQITMDIGVVVLVAAGLSFIGFGAPSGTAEWGKMVSDGHDYFTGQVVWKGQFYNPWWMWVFPGLMIFIFVMGFNLLGDGLRDIMDPRLRR
- a CDS encoding ABC transporter ATP-binding protein, with the protein product MDESEVLVKIEDLYANFYTYQGVVKALDGINLSICKGETFGLVGETGCGKSVTANCILRLIPTPPGKIEKGRILFMPPSGSDKEISDLEARLHKLRSSPDFKKDDPTVKSLEAELEEVREIRRLKKEMEEKKSTPGFSLEDPDYKKLKERLDKIFSRYDLLARSEEYMRKIRGKYISMIFQEPMSALNPVFPAGEQIAEVLLLHERKELAQAVLRNIDAHKKDLQQIKMSSYTKTEKGEFKCDQCGALMVAEEDQCPQCKAQFKSIKRLRPLESMALSFYRRFYVTMVKNPDAKSLRLAAKIPIIRRYQKLMKKEALTRAEMMLRLVRIPDPKNVVRSYPHELSGGMQQRVMIAMALACKPQMLIADEPTTALDVTIQAQILKLMKDLQKETGTSILLITHNLGVVAETCDRVGIMYAGVMAEIGDVTSIFKEPLHPYTQGLLNSIPRITSGAKRLDIIEGSVPNLIKPPSGCRFNPRCPYSMDICKIEKPPMLEVGPGHSVACHLYTIGGAV